CCTCCCTCTCGGTCATCCCTGAAGCCTCGCGGGCGACACCGACGGGCTTCGCATGCCGCCGGTCGAGAATCGTCGATCAAGAGCGTCCTGTAAATCGAGGACGGCTTCGCGGCGGCGTGTGATCGCCCCCAATCGGAGCCAAGCTCCTCAATCGGCGAACTCCCTGGCCAGGAAGGCGGCGGCGCGGTCCCAGGCGTCGGCGGCGGCCTGGAAGTCGGCGGGCATGGCGTGGACGGTGGCTGGGGTTTCGACCCGAGCGGGGCGGGCGGCGGTTTTCAGGAGTGGGATCTGGGCGCTCGGGCCATCGGCCAGGCGGTTCTCGACCCCCGGCGAAACGATCGCGTCGGCCAGCTTCCTGGCGGCCTCGGGGTGGGGGGCGTTCTTGATCAGGCAAAGCGTGTTGGGGATAAACAGGGTCCCCATCTGGTCGGGGTTCCGGTCGGGGTAGATGATCGCCACCGGCGCGCCGGCCTCGAACTCGCCCATGGCGTCGTCGGTGTCGGTCATGCCGAAGGCGATCTGGCCGGATGAGACAGCCTGGGCCACCTGTTTGTTCCCCGAGAGGACCTGTACGCCGTTCGCCTTCAGACGCTGAAAGTAGTCCTTGGCCTTGTCGTCGCCCCACGAGGCGAAGAGGCAAGCGGCGTGGGTGGCCGTTGTGCCGAAGAGCGGCTTGGCGATACCGATCTTCCCCTTCCAACGTGGGTCCAGGAGATCCTGAATCCCCTTCGGCCTCTCAGCCTCCGGGACGAGGTTCTTGTTGACGATCAGAATTCGAGCCCGCGCCGCGAAGCCGTACCAGGTGCCGTCGGAGTCGACGAAGGTCGGCGGCAACTCCCCCGCGGCGCTGGGGTGAAACGGCTGCAACAGCCCCTTGCGCTTGAGCCGGATCGTATTGAGGATCTCGTTGTTCCAGAAAAGGTCGCAGCGAGTGTTGACCGACTCCGCCATGATCGTGTTCACCAGGCCGACCGTCTTGGTGCTCTCGACGTCGTACTTGGGCCGAAGCGTCAGGCCCGCGCGTTTAGCCAGGTCCCTCAAGACGGGGTCTGAGAACTCGCGGTCGAGAGACGCATAAACGACGACGGTCCCATCCTCGGCCTTCGCGGTCGGCGCGGCGGATGCGCCCAGCAGCAGCGCAAGGCCGAGGAGGCCCGTGGTGGTCGTCATTCGGATCATGGCGTTTCTCCTCATCGCGGCCGGTCTCTGACAGAAGTCATCGAGAGTAGGGCCGTGACGACGGCGAGTCAAGCGTTGGGGGGAGTGGGTCGTTGCCCCGGCCTTTCCGGCGCGCTAGAGTCGGCGCTGTGCGAGAACGGTCCGAGACGAAAGCGTCTCTCCCACCCCAAGGACCCCGCCATGAAGAATCCGTCCGACGAACGAGGCGGCTCCAGCCGCCGAGGCTTTCTCAACACAGCCGCGAGCCTGGGCGCCGCCGCGGCCTTCCCGACGGTCATCCCCGGTTCCGCGCTGGGCAAGGGGGGCGTCGTCGCCCCCAGCGAGCGGATCAACCTGGGCGTGATCGGCTACGGCCCACGCTGCAAGTACGACATGGGGCCGATGCTGGCCCAGCCCGACGTTCGCTGCGTCGCCATGTGCGACGTTCAGACCCAGCGCCGCGAGGAGGGTAAGGAACGCGTCGACAAGCACTACGGCGACCAGAAGTGCGACGCGATCGTCGACTTTCGTGAGCTGCTGGACCGCAAAGACGTCGACGCCGTCCTGATCGCCACGGGCGACCGCTGGCACGGACACGCCTCGATCCTGGCCGCGAGGGCCGGCAAGGACGTGTACAGCGAAAAGCCCTGCGCCATGACGATCGACCTGGCGATCAAGCTGGCCGACACGTTCAAGGAGACCGGCCGCGTCTTCCAGGCCGGCACCCAGCGGCGCAGCGTTCCCAACTTTGAGTACGCCGTGAACCTGGCCCAGTCCGGGAAGCTAGGCAAGCTCAAGACGCTGTTCGCCTCGGTCTACACGCCGGCGCTGGTGACCCAGTGGCTCCCCTCCCAACCGACGCCCAAGAAGGACGTCATCGACTGGGACCTCTGGCTCGGCCCCGCGCCCTGGCGGACGTTCAACGAGGCCTACGCCGCAGGCCGCTGGCGCGACCACTTCGACCTCGACGCCGGCGTCCGGCTGCTGGACTGGGGCGTCCACACCGTCGATCTCTGCCAGTGGGCCAACGGCGCCGATGAGACGACCCCGATCTTGTTCGAGCCGGCCGAGACCCGCATCACCGCCAAGTACGCCAACGGCGTCGAACTGGTCCTCGACTTCCTCAAGACGCCGTTCGGCGAGCGCACGGGCTGGATCACCGCCCTGGGGACTTGCCCCGTCCGGTACGTCGGCACCGACGGCTGGGTCGAAACGGGCGACAACGGCGGCCTGGAACTCCAGCCCGAGCCGCTCAAGGCCGGCCTGAAAGACCTGCCGACGGTCGCCCACAACAGCGGCCTGGACGTGGGCGCCCACGCACGCAACTGGCTGGATTGCATCAAGACCCGTGGCAAGCCGGCCGCCAACGTGGAGGTCATGCGGAACTCCCACATCGCCTGCCACGCCGCCGCACTCTCCTGGCTGCTGGGCCGCAAGCTGGAGTTCGACCCGACCAAGTTCGCCTTCGTCAACGACGACGAGGCCAACAGCCTGCGCTCCCGGCCGGTCCGGGAACAGTGGAGAATATGATTCGCTGAACGCTCGGCGGGTCGATTCGGAATCCCCGATCGGCCCGTCGATCGACCTTGCCTCCATCCGGGATTCGGATATCTTGCTCGGCGCGAGATTCCGCGAACCCCTCGTTTCGAACCGATGGTGCGGACGAGGACCAGGCCGGCTCTGGCATATCTGTAGTGAAGAGGCCGGCCTGGGAGCGATCAGAGAGGGACGCGACGCGTCGCGATCGGCTCCTGCGGGTCGATCGAACGCGGCTTCCGGTCGCTTGCGCGCCGGAGCCGCGGCTCTCCAAGGATGGAGACGAAGCATGAAGAGACTGACCCTCGCCGCGGCCCTGGCCGGACTCGCTTTCGCCGGCTGCGCGCAATCCCGATCCGCCAAGCTGCCGGACGAGCCGGACGCGCAGCCCGTCGGGCTGGTGCCGGTGCCGTCGATCCACGAGACGATCAACCGTGGCTCGAACCCCGCGGTCGCCCGAACAACCCTCCCCGACCCGTCGAACCCCAACTGGTCGGGCGCGCCGTTGGTTTCGCCCCGAGCGGCGACGGGCCTTGCGCCAAGCGTGGCCTCGTCCGACGGCCGGACCGGCCCCATGCCGACCCGGGACGCCTCCGCCGTGGCAACCCGCTTGAGCGAGCCGCCTCGCGAGCTGCCCAACGCGCCGACCGCCGCCGAACCGGCCGATGCCGGGCCGAGTCTCCCCCCGATCATCGAGGCCGCCCCCGCCGCCGAGCCCGCGCCGGCCGAACCGCCCCCCGAGATGACCCTATCCCCGGCGGCCGAGGCGACCCCAGCCCCTGAGCCCGTCGGCGATCCGCTCCTGGGCCCGAATCCCCAGTTGATGCCGGATATGAAGCCCGCGCCCGCGGCCTCACCGGTTGGCGAGCCCTTGCAACCGTCGGCCTCCACCCTGGAACCCGCCCCGGAGCCGGACCCGGAACCGGCCCCCGCCCCGGGCAGCGGCAGTCCCTCCGCCTCGTTGAGTCCCGCTCCGCGCGGAGATTCTGCCGTTCAACAGGTCTCCACGGCGTCGGCCCCGGTTGTGGCCGACGTCGTCGACACGAACTGGAAGCAGGCCACTCGCGCCGCCGCCCGCGTCGGCGACGAGGTCATCACCCTTGGCGAGCTGGTCACGGCGGTCAAGGACACGGTCCGCAAGCAGGGAGGCGACGTCGGCCGGCTCTCCAGGCAGGAGAAGAACCTCGTCGCCCAGCACATCCTCAACGCCCTCATCGAGCGGTCGCTGATGGTCCAGGAAGCCAAGCACCAGTTGAAAACCAAGGACAAGCAATTGGTGAAGATCCAGGAAGCCGCGGACACCGTCTGGCGAGAGACCGAACTCCCCCCTTTGCTCCGCCAGTACAGCGTCGAGAACGAGCAGCAGCTCGCCCACAAGCTTGAAGAAGAGCGCCGCTCGCTGGGCGCGATGAGACAGAACTTCCGCCAGGAGTTCCTCGCCTACGCCTTCATGGAGCAGAAGCTCGGCAAGGTTGAGGTCGCCCTCCCCGAGATGCTCAAGTACTACGAGGCCCACCGCGACGACAAGGCAAACCAGCGGCCCCCGGCCATCGTCTGGCGCGAGATCCTGATCGACAAGCGCCGGCACGCCTCGCCTGAAGAAGCCCGCCGCAAGGCCGACGTCCTGCTCGATCGCCTCCGCCGAGGCGAGGACTTCGCCGCTCTCGCCGCCGCCGAGAGCGAGGCGCCGGCCAAATTCAAGGCCAACGGCGGCCTCATGGAGACAGCGCCCGGCAGCTACATCGTCGCCGCAGTCAATCAAGCCATCGAGACCCTCCCCCTGAACGCCGTCGGCGACGTCGTCGAAGGCCCCGAGAGCCTCCACATCCTCCGCGTCCAGGAACGTCGCGCCGGCGGGCCCGCCACCTTCGCTGAGCTGCAAGACTCGATCCGAGCCGCCCTCCGCGCTGAGAAGGGGGAAGGCCGACGTAAAGTCCTCGTCGAGGGCCTCCGCAAGAAGACCCTGATCACGACGATCTTTGACGGGACCGAGAGCGACCCGAACCTGGTCCGCCGCTGATCCGGCCGACCGCCCCTCCCGCGGTCGCCGTTGCCCCGAAAGCCCTCCAAGGGTATTCTGACCCCGCCCGGCCTCTTCCTGCGAAAGGCCGCCCTCAGAACGGGAGTCGACCCGATGGAGCCCCCCCGACGCTTCCACTACCGGCCGATCTGCTCGGCCGTCGGCTGCACCGAGACGGCCGTCTACAAGGTCGGCGCTCCCTGGAGCGACGGGACCCGCCGCGAGTTGAAGAACTACGGCCTCGCCTGCCCCGCCCACTGCGACCCCCAGCTCGAACGCGCCCGCATCAACCGCAACGGCCTGAAGCTGGAGCCCGGCGAAACCATGGGCGACGTCCGCCTCTTCCTCCTCGACCCCGACCGCCGTGATACCGACTTGCAGAGCGTCGGCGAGGACGCCGCCACCGCTTGAAACCCGCCCCCGGGACGGAATCCGGAGCCGATCCAGGATGATCGCCAGACCCATTCGAACGGCCCTCATACCGGCCGCGTGCCTTCTCCTTGCGACGACCGCCGTCGCTCAGCGCCAGCCTCAGTCTCAGCCGTCGCTGGGCCCGGTCCGCCTGCCGAAAGAGTGGCAGGACCGCTTCTGGGGCACGCCCCAAGCCCAGGCGATGCTGAAGCTCTCGCCCAAGGAGTTGACGGACCTCGTCCCCGTCCAGGCTGGGTTCAGGTTCTGTCCCTGCCCTTCCTGCGACGCCGGCGAACGCACCGACCCACTGGCCTGGTCGATTGAGAAACCGAAGGTCGTCCGCTGTCGCAAGTGCCAGGGCGAGTTCCCGAACCCCTCGTTCCCCGCCCCCAGCCCCAGCGACAAGAAGGTCCCCGTCGAGAAGGTCGAAGTCTCCCCCGGCGTCTGGCACTCGTACCCCTATCACGACGTCGACGACGACAAGGCCGACTACTTCGACGAGCGCGCCTACCTGGAAGCCAAGCGCGACTACGAGGCACGCGCCTTCCTCGCCAAGGCCGCCCTCTACTGCGCCGTGCGTTGGGACGACCAGGCTCCTCAGGCGCGTGATCCGAAGCTCGCCGCGACCGCCGCCGCCCTCATCCTGCGGTTCGCCCAGGTCTACCCGGCCTATGCCATGCACAACGACCGTCCCGGCGTCTCCAAGCTGCTCCTGCCGGCGAAGGTGCCTCCCCCGTATCGCCACAGCTACCAGACCGGCAAATGGGACTGGAACGGCAGTCTCGAAACACCCATGAACCTCCTCCTGGCGTACAGCCTGATTCGCGACGGCGCCGATTGGACCGAGGCCGGCAAGCTCCTCGACTGCCCCAACCCGAAGCGGACGATCGAGGAAGATCTGTTCCTGGCCTCGGCCGAACTGTCGGCCCGTCATCCCGACGACTGCACCGAGGACTCGCTGGCCGTTTATCGAGGGATGCTCAGCGTCGGCCGCCTGCTGGGGCGGAAGGACCTTGTGATCGAGGCTCGTTCACGGCTCGCCGAGTTCGCCCGCAGGGGCTTCTACTACGACGGCTTCTGGAGAGGCGCCGACGTCCTCAGCCACCGTCGAGTGCTGGGGATGCTCGAAGGCTGGATCGACGGCCTCCTCGCCGAACCCAACGGCCGCCCCGTGGTCGCGATCGACGTTCCCATGCTTGACCTGGCGCGCTCGGCCGCCGCGGCCGTCGCCTCTCGTCCGCCCGATCCCGAGATCCTCCAGGCGTCCTGGCCTGTGGAGACGAGCCTGGAAACCGAGCACAGGCCGATGCTCCTCGGCGGCGCGGGGCTGGCTCTGCTTTCGGTCGGCGGACCAGGGAAGTCGCTCGACGTGGAAATCCGAGGCCGCGACTCGCTCGTCGACCGCCGCTGCCAACGACTGGCGTTCCGTCTGTCGCTTGACGGCGTCCCGCTCCTCGACGACCTCGACGAACACCCCGCCACCGCCGACGGTTGGGACCTCGCCACGGCCAGCCACAATACGGTCGTCGTCAATGGCCTCAACCAACGCGAAACTCCTCAGGCCGCGCGCACGCCCGCGCCTTCGAGCGACTTCCTCTACTTCGCGGCCGAGCCGGACTTCCAGGTCGCCACCGTGTCTGACCGCCACGCTTATCCGATCTCAACCCGGCGCTACCGGCAGACGTTCCTGGTCAGTCGATGGGGCCGCCGTCGCTACGCCCTGTCGATCTTCGAGGTCGACGGCGGCGTCCAGCACGACCAGATCTTCCACACGGCCTACGGCCGCAAGGAGCACTGGCGGCCCAACATGGCGGCTACCCCGTTCGCCGGAAGTCTACTCCCCCCCTCGATTGAGTTCCTTCCCTCGGCGAGACCCGACGAGGGGCGTTGGTTCGTCCAGGCCTACGGCGAGTTCCGCCCCCGGCTTCGCGCCGAGGCGTCCGGGCCCTGTCGGGTCGATCTGGATCGCGGCGACGGCTCACCCCCAGCCCTTCGGCTCCACCTCCTGGGCGATTCCCCCGCCGGCGTCATCACGGCCGAAT
The nucleotide sequence above comes from Paludisphaera rhizosphaerae. Encoded proteins:
- a CDS encoding extracellular solute-binding protein, whose product is MIRMTTTTGLLGLALLLGASAAPTAKAEDGTVVVYASLDREFSDPVLRDLAKRAGLTLRPKYDVESTKTVGLVNTIMAESVNTRCDLFWNNEILNTIRLKRKGLLQPFHPSAAGELPPTFVDSDGTWYGFAARARILIVNKNLVPEAERPKGIQDLLDPRWKGKIGIAKPLFGTTATHAACLFASWGDDKAKDYFQRLKANGVQVLSGNKQVAQAVSSGQIAFGMTDTDDAMGEFEAGAPVAIIYPDRNPDQMGTLFIPNTLCLIKNAPHPEAARKLADAIVSPGVENRLADGPSAQIPLLKTAARPARVETPATVHAMPADFQAAADAWDRAAAFLAREFAD
- a CDS encoding peptidylprolyl isomerase encodes the protein MKRLTLAAALAGLAFAGCAQSRSAKLPDEPDAQPVGLVPVPSIHETINRGSNPAVARTTLPDPSNPNWSGAPLVSPRAATGLAPSVASSDGRTGPMPTRDASAVATRLSEPPRELPNAPTAAEPADAGPSLPPIIEAAPAAEPAPAEPPPEMTLSPAAEATPAPEPVGDPLLGPNPQLMPDMKPAPAASPVGEPLQPSASTLEPAPEPDPEPAPAPGSGSPSASLSPAPRGDSAVQQVSTASAPVVADVVDTNWKQATRAAARVGDEVITLGELVTAVKDTVRKQGGDVGRLSRQEKNLVAQHILNALIERSLMVQEAKHQLKTKDKQLVKIQEAADTVWRETELPPLLRQYSVENEQQLAHKLEEERRSLGAMRQNFRQEFLAYAFMEQKLGKVEVALPEMLKYYEAHRDDKANQRPPAIVWREILIDKRRHASPEEARRKADVLLDRLRRGEDFAALAAAESEAPAKFKANGGLMETAPGSYIVAAVNQAIETLPLNAVGDVVEGPESLHILRVQERRAGGPATFAELQDSIRAALRAEKGEGRRKVLVEGLRKKTLITTIFDGTESDPNLVRR
- a CDS encoding Gfo/Idh/MocA family protein, translating into MKNPSDERGGSSRRGFLNTAASLGAAAAFPTVIPGSALGKGGVVAPSERINLGVIGYGPRCKYDMGPMLAQPDVRCVAMCDVQTQRREEGKERVDKHYGDQKCDAIVDFRELLDRKDVDAVLIATGDRWHGHASILAARAGKDVYSEKPCAMTIDLAIKLADTFKETGRVFQAGTQRRSVPNFEYAVNLAQSGKLGKLKTLFASVYTPALVTQWLPSQPTPKKDVIDWDLWLGPAPWRTFNEAYAAGRWRDHFDLDAGVRLLDWGVHTVDLCQWANGADETTPILFEPAETRITAKYANGVELVLDFLKTPFGERTGWITALGTCPVRYVGTDGWVETGDNGGLELQPEPLKAGLKDLPTVAHNSGLDVGAHARNWLDCIKTRGKPAANVEVMRNSHIACHAAALSWLLGRKLEFDPTKFAFVNDDEANSLRSRPVREQWRI